Proteins encoded together in one Gigantopelta aegis isolate Gae_Host chromosome 8, Gae_host_genome, whole genome shotgun sequence window:
- the LOC121380011 gene encoding general transcription factor IIF subunit 1-like, which produces MNRAFLCLLFVVVWFPPQTDGNDSDDLKQSGGGAAEQGGDGAAEKAEHNAKMIEILKDVKSMLIVCSKMNSMNENGKLEGKGSDNEGEVANDLPFFAGKKRREDYDFETNEHPHTHTEINLLLSKNGRLDNNLVNELLKQFRKESEAHSADEETPGVVVPTSINSNSDGQSKTDVVEKYSNQSDPEKHSDKDSDHDKDGKEGKRDYTTPGSPTESPAVKVNDKMMDLLHDMMAFFKGRIRRSVKVKDDEAMEQLQKLLTLLTDTSRLLLDACDSLKVMVYLMVMKP; this is translated from the coding sequence atGAATCGCGCCTTCCTGTGTCTTCTCTTCGTAGTGGTGTGGTTTCCGCCACAGACGGACGGTAATGACTCGGACGACTTGAAGCAGTCGGGTGGGGGCGCGGCAGAACAGGGCGGAGACGGAGCCGCGGAAAAGGCCGAACACAATGCGAAAATGATAGAAATTCTGAAAGACGTGAAGAGTATGCTAATCGTCTGCTCTAAAATGAACAGCATGAATGAAAATGGCAAATTGGAGGGCAAAGGAAGCGACAATGAGGGTGAAGTGGCTAATGATTTACCATTTTTTGCTGGAAAAAAGCGCAGGGAAGACTACGATTTTGAAACTAATGAACACCCGCACACGCACACGGAAATTAATCTATTACTTTCCAAGAACGGACGCCTAGATAACAACTTAGTAAACGAATTGTTGAAGCAGTTTAGAAAGGAAAGCGAAGCGCACTCGGCGGATGAGGAGACGCCTGGTGTAGTCGTCCCAACATCCATTAATTCAAACTCCGATGGACAGTCTAAAACTGACGTCGTTGAAAAATATTCTAACCAGTCTGACCCCGAAAAGCATTCCGATAAAGATTCTGACCACGACAAAGATGGAAAAGAAGGAAAACGAGACTACACCACGCCGGGTTCACCCACTGAATCGCCCGCTGTCAAGGTGAACGATAAAATGATGGATCTGCTCCACGACATGATGGCGTTTTTCAAGGGCCGCATTAGGCGCAGTGTGAAGGTCAAGGACGACGAGGCGATGGAACAGCTCCAGAAGTTGCTCACGTTGCTGACCGACACCTCTCGCCTGCTGCTGGACGCGTGTGACAGTCTCAAAGTGATGGTCTACTTGATGGTCATGAAACCATGA
- the LOC121379333 gene encoding SPRY domain-containing SOCS box protein 3-like, whose translation MGQKVESANTFSNFLPDNWVWDTECKPREVTLSADQTEAYFFIDPVTESIGTAGVRGNRGFQDGRHFWEIIFLEPPAGTSVMVGVGTQQAPLFLGNYQYVNLIGVNKESWGLSYKGTICHAGKSSQYCEPFYNKRTTIGCFLDIQGGTLTFFKNGIDLGVAFWGMDLVGEPLYPLISSTAAETELALGKRICSSRYLSLQELCCITLRRNVPASLVDCLPLPKPICQLVKNVYY comes from the exons ATGG GTCAGAAAGTTGAGTCTGCAAACACATTTTCAAACTTTCTCCCCGACAACTGGGTGTGGGATACAGAATGCAAACCAAGGGAAGTTACTCTGTCTGCAGATCAAACAGAGGCCTATTTCTTCATTGACCCAGTGACAGAAAGCATAGGAACAGCAG GAGTGAGAGGAAATAGaggatttcaagatggccgacaTTTCTGGGAGATCATCTTTCTAGAGCCTCCTGCAGGAACCTCTGTGATGGTTGGAGTGGGGACACAACAGGCACCACTGTTCCTTGGAAACTACCAATATGTCAATTTAATAG gtGTGAATAAGGAAAGCTGGGGACTGTCTTACAAAGGAACAATTTGTCATGCGGGTAAATCCTCCCAGTATTGTGAACCATTTTACAACAAACGTACGACTATCGGATGTTTTCTCGACATACAGGGCGGGACAttaaccttttttaaaaatggaataGACCTTGGTGTTGCATTCTGGGGGATGGATTTGGTGGGGGAGCCACTATATCCACTGATTAGTTCAACAGCAGCAGAAACCGAGTTGGCTTTAGGGAAAAGAATCTGTTCGTCTAGATATTTGTCTCTTCAAGAGCTCTGTTGCATTACTCTTAGAAGAAATGTACCTGCCAGTTTAGTGGATTGTCTCCCCTTGCCTAAACCAATTTGTCAGCTAGTCAAAAATGTGTATTACTAG